One Micropterus dolomieu isolate WLL.071019.BEF.003 ecotype Adirondacks unplaced genomic scaffold, ASM2129224v1 contig_13157, whole genome shotgun sequence genomic window carries:
- the LOC123966321 gene encoding scavenger receptor cysteine-rich type 1 protein M130-like → PDSVRLVGGTSLCSGRLEVKSNQRWSSVCVADFDQQDAEVVCRELGCGAPSVLQGALYGKVEAPMWTKEFQCGGHESALLDCRSSGSARNTCSPGKAVGLTCSEPDDVRLVGGASRCAGTLEIKQGDWRPVSDLFSDWTLKTAAVVCRELDCGSAVSVGQRKESSYRPLWWIRSDCVQFGSSLRECAESCLASTILDLTCS, encoded by the exons tggTGGGCGGgactagtctgtgctcaggcagactggaggtgaagtctaaccagaggtggtcctcagtgtgtgtagctgactttgaccagcaggatgcggaggtggtctgtagggagcttggctgtggggctccttcagtcctccagggggcgctctatggaaaagtggaggctccgatgtggaccaaagagttccagtgtggaggccatgagtctgctctcctggactgtagaagctcaggctcagctagaaacacctgttctcctggaaaagctgttggactcacctgctcag agcctgatgatgtcaggttggtgggaggagccagtcgctgtgcaggaacactggagaTCAAACAAggagactggagaccagtgaGTGACTTATTCTCTGACTGGaccctgaagacagcagctgttgtctgtagagagctggactgtggctctgctgtttctgtaggacagagaaaggagtCCTCATACAGACCTCTGTGGTGGATCaggtctgactgtgttcagtTTGGATCTTCTCTGAGGGAGTGTGCAGAATCATGTCTTGCTTCCACCATACTggatctcacctgctcag